One window from the genome of Garra rufa chromosome 1, GarRuf1.0, whole genome shotgun sequence encodes:
- the camsap3 gene encoding calmodulin-regulated spectrin-associated protein 3 isoform X3: MVDSNAMRKTFVVPDIKPLDQYDLTRARICASVGWLLAKSYGNAENVPVELRDPFYCDQYEQEHLKPPVTRLLLSPELYCRTYGLLLGGSPGAEGPPKDISALLQVLARKGLVPKDQNAPVTEAMLRQTPIKMSAHLELIDALMAVGAMETVSTVLASVGSELLGTDATWERALLYWVNTLNQKLKEQTEGTQNDASQPSTEPQPVQPSCPTRWYWKLVPIRYRKDRMQSKLKPFFPVVNEVKDLSNGCAIAAVIHHYCPGLLRLEDVCMKDSMSVADSLYNLQLIREFCDSCLKSCCHLVLEDLLYSPAELKTNILSFLADLLYWFEVSKPEFVQPLQDSDLTDTSGRTNNGNSGSSNSGSPSIFKKPFLPISSPVTVATGSLTQSTSMSHVEAAGRTWTKKPLSRPLSSAVSFSIPFGLDSDVDIVMGNPVITRSVSSDNLNPTGQSMTRVPYTPPEDLSHLLSKAPGPNGPQRASWATRTRPMLAEENGVDDSETGELPTIEEALQIIHSEEKMEPRLHPDGAPDGFYLHSPDDPANARLNGSPVTLSSSAPSRSGMLYHRSSGVPPEHSRTRHPSEGSRDDDSVLRDGSVDSDASEDLPKTHSTPATPASGPRMTRPGGEETPDSGVRMTNFAERKKKLVPEQVRPNEPQAPQMTTWAKKSEESPSKSPALSTEMSELGARLEEKRKAIEAQKKRIEAIFAKHRQRLGKSAFLQLKKEQEDGDGEEGRQVEDDLSRLALEEKLASLEREEQQEEEQLKKEENTVEEEFNIKPSVQQDNPGGVGVPGGKGTAPLGDYNNAVSKLSAALNSLQSDMQRLSAQQNQLMKKKAAPNNQAWVIPPSSKPSTTAPSRLSRESTRDLPSASSSPSPSRKSTSQTAPPKSPAAHRRAQSAPPKSPKLHHHPRPAEHKTHASTRVITPHQNVDNIPHLRRVSPWQYRDQNTSSFNIGTSSQNESRSASSLARPEDNFSDTGSSEDHTIFSMELDSGPSQVLPRKERQGGNSSGAPSECSFESDVPAAGFNGKRNSLIEISLSSLKALEGEEADQSQDVFSDSMSDQTEPETRGGVGFFFKQDEARPEDEMEKRRAALLEKQQKRAEEMKRRKQEQEREREARSSSVDEPRRGEERPKTPSTPPPPRTPPPEGTPQRRGDFTRQEYERRHQLKIMEDLDKVLRQKPTTVRGVKKQRPKTVFRDDSDLSRSPAKGFMGSRLNKVYSHSTMNLSSVANDSGTLAVRKSPSRSHSPSRLLSPGRLAAQNGDWENASTISSPASIPEYTGPKLYKEPSFKSNKFIISNAISRCCLAGKVNEPQKNKIVEEMEKSSANHFLILFRDASCQFRAVYTMNPETEEMVRLTGIGPRVINPAMVESIYKYSSDRKQFTVIPSKTMSMSVDAFTIPNHLWERKRPGTPKKLGTPK, encoded by the exons AGTGCCCACTTGGAGTTGATAGATGCCTTAATGGCAGTGGGTGCTATGGAGACGGTGAGCACAGTCTTGGCGAGTGTCGGATCAGAGCTGCTTGGTACAGATGCAACCTGGGAGAGAGCCCTGCTTTACTGGGTGAACACG CTGAATCAAAAACTGAAGGAACAAACAGAAGGTACACAAAATGACGCGTCTCAGCCTAGTACTGAACCACAGCCTGTTCAACCTTCG TGTCCTACCCGCTGGTACTGGAAACTTGTTCCT ATCCGGTACAGGAAGGACAGGATGCAGTCTAAGCTCAAACCCTTTTTTCCTGTGGTGAATGAAGTGAAGGATCTCTCAAACGGATGTGCTATTGCTGCTGTTATTCACCATTACTGTCCCGGTCTACTGAGATTAGAGG ATGTATGTATGAAGGACTCAATGTCTGTGGCTGACAGCCTGTACAACCTACAGCTGATTCGAGAGTTCTGTGACAGCTGTTTGAAGAGCTGCTGCCATCTAGTGTTGGAGGATTTGCTCTACAGCCCAGCAGAATTAAAG ACAAACATACTGAGCTTTCTGGCAGACCTCTTGTATTGGTTTGAGGTCTCAAAGCCAGAGTTTGTTCAGCCCCTGCAGGACTCTGATCTGACTG ACACATCTGGAAGGACCAATAATGGGAACAGTGGGTCCAGCAACAG TGGTTCTCCATCTATCTTCAAAAAGCCTTTTCTGCCCATCTCTTCCCCTGTGACTGTAGCAACAG GATCTCTGACTCAGTCTACCTCAATGTCTCATGTAGAGGCAGCAGGACGGACGTGGACTAAGAAACCACTTAG ccgTCCCCTGTCCTCTGCTGTGTCGTTTAGTATTCCTTTTGGACTGGACAGTGATGTGGACATTGTGATGGGGAATCCTGTTATAACGCGGTCTGTTAGTTCAGACAATCTTAACCCCACTGGTCAATCCATGACACGTGTCCCCTACACGCCTCCGGAAGACCTCAGCCACTTGCTGAGTAAGGCTCCCGGGCCTAATGGCCCTCAAAGAGCCTCCTGGGCCACTCGAACTCGTCCAATGCTGGCTGAAGAGAATGGCGTTGATGATAGTGAAACAGGAGAGCTACCAACCATTGAAGAGGCACTGCAGATCATCCACAGCGAAGAAAAAATGGAGCCTCGCCTACACCCAGATGGAGCACCTGATGGTTTCTACCTTCATTCACCAGATGATCCAGCAAATGCTAGACTCAATGGCAGTCCAGTGACTCTTAGCTCTTCAGCCCCATCCCGCTCAGGAATGCTCTACCACCGATCCTCAGGAGTCCCACCAGAGCACAGCCGCACCAGACACCCCTCAGAGGGATCCAGAGATGACGACTCCGTATTAAGAGATGGAAGCGTAGATTCAGATGCCTCAGAAGATCTTCCAAAAACTCACTCCACCCCTGCCACACCCGCCTCGGGTCCACGCATGACACGACCGGGTGGTGAAGAGACACCGGATAGCGGTGTTAGGATGACCAATTTTGCTGAACGGAAGAAGAAACTTGTTCCAGAGCAGGTACGACCCAATGAACCCCAGGCCCCACAGATGACTACATGGGCCAAGAAATCAGAAGAGAGTCCCAGTAAGAGTCCTGCTCTCAGCACTGAAATGTCAGAGCTGGGGGCGAGGCTGGAGGAGAAGCGGAAGGCCATTGAAGCTCAGAAGAAGCGTATAGAAGCCATCTTTGCCAAACACAGGCAGCGGCTGGGGAAAAGTGCCTTCCTACAGTTGAAGAAGGAGCAGGAGGATGGGGATGGTGAGGAAGGACGACAAGTAGAAGATGACCTCAGCCGTTTGGCGCTGGAGGAGAAACTGGCAAGCTTGGAGAGGGAGGAGCAGCAGGAGGAGGAACAGTTGAAAAAAGAGGAGAATACAGTGGAAGAAGAGTTTAATATCAAGCCCTCTGTCCAACAGGACAATCCAGGTGGAGTAGGAGTTCCTGGAGGAAAAGGCACGGCCCCACTGGGAGATTACAACAATGCTGTGTCTAAACTAAGTGCTGCTCTCAATTCTCTCCAAAGTGATATGCAGCGTCTCTCAGCGCAGCAGAACCAGTTGATGAAGAAGAAGGCAGCTCCTAACAACCAGGCTTGGGTCATCCCACCCAGCTCCAAACCCTCAACAACTGCACCTTCTCGTTTGTCAAGGGAGTCCACTCGGGACCTGCCCTCTGCCTCCTCTTCTCCCTCCCCATCTCGCAAGAGTACAAGTCAAACCGCACCCCCCAAATCCCCTGCGGCCCACCGTAGGGCACAGTCTGCACCTCCAAAGAGCCCCAAACTGCATCACCACCCTCGACCTGCGGAGCACAAGACGCATGCTTCCACAAGAGTTATAACTCCCCATCAAAATGTGGACAACATTCCTCATTTGCGAAGAGTGTCCCCGTGGCAATACAGGGATCAGAACACATCCTCTTTCAATATCGGTACCTCTAGTCAAAATGAGTCCCGCTCAGCTTCGTCCCTGGCTAGACCAGAGGACAACTTCTCAGACACAGGCTCGAGTGAGGACCATACGATCTTCAGTATGGAACTGGATAGCGGACCTTCACAGGTTCTGCCCCGAAAGGAGCGTCAGGGTGGGAACAGCTCAGGAGCTCCTTCCGAGTGCTCCTTTGAGAGTGACGTTCCTGCAGCAGGTTTCAATGGCAAGCGCAACAGCCTTATCGAGATCTCACTGTCCTCTCTCAAAGCATTAGAGGGTGAAGAAGCTGACCAGAGCCAGGATGTCTTCTCAGATTCAATGAGCGACCAAACGGAGCCAGAAACTAGGGGTGGAGTTGGATTCTTCTTCAAG CAGGATGAAGCTCGACCTGAGGATGAGATGGAGAAGAGAAGAGCTGCATTACTTGAGAAGCAACAGAAGAGAGCAGAGGAGATGAAGAGACGAAAACAGGAgcaagaaagagagagggaggcaAG ATCATCTTCAGTGGATGAGCCtcggagaggagaggagagaccCAAAACTCCTTCTACCCCTCCGCCTCCTCGCACCCCTCCACCAGAGGGCACTCCTCAACGGCGTGGAGACTTCACTCGCCAAGAGTATGAACGGCGACATCAGCTAAAAATAATGGAGGACCTAGATAAAGTTCTCCGCCAGAAACCCACGACAGTAAGAGGTGTCAAGAAGCAGAGGCCCAAAACGGTGTTCAGAGATGACTCCGACCTCTCCCGCAGCCCTGCCAAAGGGTTCATGG GTTCTAGACTTAATAAAGTTTACTCCCATTCAACAATGAATCTGTCCTCTGTGGCCAATGACAGTGGGACGCTTGCTGTCAGAAAATCCCCAAG TCGTTCTCATTCACCATCCAGATTGCTATCGCCAGGCCGACTTGCTGCACAGAATGGTGACTGGGAAAATGCATCTACTATTTCATCCCCAGCCTCCATCCCAGAATACACTG GACCGAAACTCTACAAGGAGCCAAGCTTCAAGTCCAATAAGTTCATTATCAGTAATGCAATCTCTCGCTGTTGCTTGGCAGGCAAGGTCAACGAACCACAGAAAAACAAGATTGTAGAG GAAATGGAGAAAAGCTCTGCAAACCATTTCCTCATACTTTTCCGAGACGCCAGCTGTCAATTCCGAGCGGTTTACACCATGAACCCTGAGACGGAGGAGATGGTTCGGCTCACAGGTATCGGGCCACGCGTGATCAATCCCGCTATGGTGGAGTCGATCTACAAGTACAGCTCTGACCGCAAGCAGTTCACGGTCATCCCGTCCAAGACCATGTCCATGAGTGTGGATGCCTTTACCATTCCCAACCACCTCTGGGAGCGCAAGCGCCCGGGAACTCCAAAGAAGCTCGGGACCCCAAAATAA
- the camsap3 gene encoding calmodulin-regulated spectrin-associated protein 3 isoform X2: protein MVDSNAMRKTFVVPDIKPLDQYDLTRARICASVGWLLAKSYGNAENVPVELRDPFYCDQYEQEHLKPPVTRLLLSPELYCRTYGLLLGGSPGAEGPPKDISALLQVLARKGLVPKDQNAPVTEAMLRQTPIKMSAHLELIDALMAVGAMETVSTVLASVGSELLGTDATWERALLYWVNTLNQKLKEQTEGTQNDASQPSTEPQPVQPSCPTRWYWKLVPIRYRKDRMQSKLKPFFPVVNEVKDLSNGCAIAAVIHHYCPGLLRLEDVCMKDSMSVADSLYNLQLIREFCDSCLKSCCHLVLEDLLYSPAELKTNILSFLADLLYWFEVSKPEFVQPLQDSDLTDTSGRTNNGNSGSSNSGSPSIFKKPFLPISSPVTVATGSLTQSTSMSHVEAAGRTWTKKPLSRPLSSAVSFSIPFGLDSDVDIVMGNPVITRSVSSDNLNPTGQSMTRVPYTPPEDLSHLLSKAPGPNGPQRASWATRTRPMLAEENGVDDSETGELPTIEEALQIIHSEEKMEPRLHPDGAPDGFYLHSPDDPANARLNGSPVTLSSSAPSRSGMLYHRSSGVPPEHSRTRHPSEGSRDDDSVLRDGSVDSDASEDLPKTHSTPATPASGPRMTRPGGEETPDSGVRMTNFAERKKKLVPEQVRPNEPQAPQMTTWAKKSEESPSKSPALSTEMSELGARLEEKRKAIEAQKKRIEAIFAKHRQRLGKSAFLQLKKEQEDGDGEEGRQVEDDLSRLALEEKLASLEREEQQEEEQLKKEENTVEEEFNIKPSVQQDNPGGVGVPGGKGTAPLGDYNNAVSKLSAALNSLQSDMQRLSAQQNQLMKKKAAPNNQAWVIPPSSKPSTTAPSRLSRESTRDLPSASSSPSPSRKSTSQTAPPKSPAAHRRAQSAPPKSPKLHHHPRPAEHKTHASTRVITPHQNVDNIPHLRRVSPWQYRDQNTSSFNIGTSSQNESRSASSLARPEDNFSDTGSSEDHTIFSMELDSGPSQVLPRKERQGGNSSGAPSECSFESDVPAAGFNGKRNSLIEISLSSLKALEGEEADQSQDVFSDSMSDQTEPETRGGVGFFFKDEARPEDEMEKRRAALLEKQQKRAEEMKRRKQEQEREREASRSSSVDEPRRGEERPKTPSTPPPPRTPPPEGTPQRRGDFTRQEYERRHQLKIMEDLDKVLRQKPTTVRGVKKQRPKTVFRDDSDLSRSPAKGFMGSRLNKVYSHSTMNLSSVANDSGTLAVRKSPSRSHSPSRLLSPGRLAAQNGDWENASTISSPASIPEYTGPKLYKEPSFKSNKFIISNAISRCCLAGKVNEPQKNKIVEEMEKSSANHFLILFRDASCQFRAVYTMNPETEEMVRLTGIGPRVINPAMVESIYKYSSDRKQFTVIPSKTMSMSVDAFTIPNHLWERKRPGTPKKLGTPK, encoded by the exons AGTGCCCACTTGGAGTTGATAGATGCCTTAATGGCAGTGGGTGCTATGGAGACGGTGAGCACAGTCTTGGCGAGTGTCGGATCAGAGCTGCTTGGTACAGATGCAACCTGGGAGAGAGCCCTGCTTTACTGGGTGAACACG CTGAATCAAAAACTGAAGGAACAAACAGAAGGTACACAAAATGACGCGTCTCAGCCTAGTACTGAACCACAGCCTGTTCAACCTTCG TGTCCTACCCGCTGGTACTGGAAACTTGTTCCT ATCCGGTACAGGAAGGACAGGATGCAGTCTAAGCTCAAACCCTTTTTTCCTGTGGTGAATGAAGTGAAGGATCTCTCAAACGGATGTGCTATTGCTGCTGTTATTCACCATTACTGTCCCGGTCTACTGAGATTAGAGG ATGTATGTATGAAGGACTCAATGTCTGTGGCTGACAGCCTGTACAACCTACAGCTGATTCGAGAGTTCTGTGACAGCTGTTTGAAGAGCTGCTGCCATCTAGTGTTGGAGGATTTGCTCTACAGCCCAGCAGAATTAAAG ACAAACATACTGAGCTTTCTGGCAGACCTCTTGTATTGGTTTGAGGTCTCAAAGCCAGAGTTTGTTCAGCCCCTGCAGGACTCTGATCTGACTG ACACATCTGGAAGGACCAATAATGGGAACAGTGGGTCCAGCAACAG TGGTTCTCCATCTATCTTCAAAAAGCCTTTTCTGCCCATCTCTTCCCCTGTGACTGTAGCAACAG GATCTCTGACTCAGTCTACCTCAATGTCTCATGTAGAGGCAGCAGGACGGACGTGGACTAAGAAACCACTTAG ccgTCCCCTGTCCTCTGCTGTGTCGTTTAGTATTCCTTTTGGACTGGACAGTGATGTGGACATTGTGATGGGGAATCCTGTTATAACGCGGTCTGTTAGTTCAGACAATCTTAACCCCACTGGTCAATCCATGACACGTGTCCCCTACACGCCTCCGGAAGACCTCAGCCACTTGCTGAGTAAGGCTCCCGGGCCTAATGGCCCTCAAAGAGCCTCCTGGGCCACTCGAACTCGTCCAATGCTGGCTGAAGAGAATGGCGTTGATGATAGTGAAACAGGAGAGCTACCAACCATTGAAGAGGCACTGCAGATCATCCACAGCGAAGAAAAAATGGAGCCTCGCCTACACCCAGATGGAGCACCTGATGGTTTCTACCTTCATTCACCAGATGATCCAGCAAATGCTAGACTCAATGGCAGTCCAGTGACTCTTAGCTCTTCAGCCCCATCCCGCTCAGGAATGCTCTACCACCGATCCTCAGGAGTCCCACCAGAGCACAGCCGCACCAGACACCCCTCAGAGGGATCCAGAGATGACGACTCCGTATTAAGAGATGGAAGCGTAGATTCAGATGCCTCAGAAGATCTTCCAAAAACTCACTCCACCCCTGCCACACCCGCCTCGGGTCCACGCATGACACGACCGGGTGGTGAAGAGACACCGGATAGCGGTGTTAGGATGACCAATTTTGCTGAACGGAAGAAGAAACTTGTTCCAGAGCAGGTACGACCCAATGAACCCCAGGCCCCACAGATGACTACATGGGCCAAGAAATCAGAAGAGAGTCCCAGTAAGAGTCCTGCTCTCAGCACTGAAATGTCAGAGCTGGGGGCGAGGCTGGAGGAGAAGCGGAAGGCCATTGAAGCTCAGAAGAAGCGTATAGAAGCCATCTTTGCCAAACACAGGCAGCGGCTGGGGAAAAGTGCCTTCCTACAGTTGAAGAAGGAGCAGGAGGATGGGGATGGTGAGGAAGGACGACAAGTAGAAGATGACCTCAGCCGTTTGGCGCTGGAGGAGAAACTGGCAAGCTTGGAGAGGGAGGAGCAGCAGGAGGAGGAACAGTTGAAAAAAGAGGAGAATACAGTGGAAGAAGAGTTTAATATCAAGCCCTCTGTCCAACAGGACAATCCAGGTGGAGTAGGAGTTCCTGGAGGAAAAGGCACGGCCCCACTGGGAGATTACAACAATGCTGTGTCTAAACTAAGTGCTGCTCTCAATTCTCTCCAAAGTGATATGCAGCGTCTCTCAGCGCAGCAGAACCAGTTGATGAAGAAGAAGGCAGCTCCTAACAACCAGGCTTGGGTCATCCCACCCAGCTCCAAACCCTCAACAACTGCACCTTCTCGTTTGTCAAGGGAGTCCACTCGGGACCTGCCCTCTGCCTCCTCTTCTCCCTCCCCATCTCGCAAGAGTACAAGTCAAACCGCACCCCCCAAATCCCCTGCGGCCCACCGTAGGGCACAGTCTGCACCTCCAAAGAGCCCCAAACTGCATCACCACCCTCGACCTGCGGAGCACAAGACGCATGCTTCCACAAGAGTTATAACTCCCCATCAAAATGTGGACAACATTCCTCATTTGCGAAGAGTGTCCCCGTGGCAATACAGGGATCAGAACACATCCTCTTTCAATATCGGTACCTCTAGTCAAAATGAGTCCCGCTCAGCTTCGTCCCTGGCTAGACCAGAGGACAACTTCTCAGACACAGGCTCGAGTGAGGACCATACGATCTTCAGTATGGAACTGGATAGCGGACCTTCACAGGTTCTGCCCCGAAAGGAGCGTCAGGGTGGGAACAGCTCAGGAGCTCCTTCCGAGTGCTCCTTTGAGAGTGACGTTCCTGCAGCAGGTTTCAATGGCAAGCGCAACAGCCTTATCGAGATCTCACTGTCCTCTCTCAAAGCATTAGAGGGTGAAGAAGCTGACCAGAGCCAGGATGTCTTCTCAGATTCAATGAGCGACCAAACGGAGCCAGAAACTAGGGGTGGAGTTGGATTCTTCTTCAAG GATGAAGCTCGACCTGAGGATGAGATGGAGAAGAGAAGAGCTGCATTACTTGAGAAGCAACAGAAGAGAGCAGAGGAGATGAAGAGACGAAAACAGGAgcaagaaagagagagggaggcaAG CAGATCATCTTCAGTGGATGAGCCtcggagaggagaggagagaccCAAAACTCCTTCTACCCCTCCGCCTCCTCGCACCCCTCCACCAGAGGGCACTCCTCAACGGCGTGGAGACTTCACTCGCCAAGAGTATGAACGGCGACATCAGCTAAAAATAATGGAGGACCTAGATAAAGTTCTCCGCCAGAAACCCACGACAGTAAGAGGTGTCAAGAAGCAGAGGCCCAAAACGGTGTTCAGAGATGACTCCGACCTCTCCCGCAGCCCTGCCAAAGGGTTCATGG GTTCTAGACTTAATAAAGTTTACTCCCATTCAACAATGAATCTGTCCTCTGTGGCCAATGACAGTGGGACGCTTGCTGTCAGAAAATCCCCAAG TCGTTCTCATTCACCATCCAGATTGCTATCGCCAGGCCGACTTGCTGCACAGAATGGTGACTGGGAAAATGCATCTACTATTTCATCCCCAGCCTCCATCCCAGAATACACTG GACCGAAACTCTACAAGGAGCCAAGCTTCAAGTCCAATAAGTTCATTATCAGTAATGCAATCTCTCGCTGTTGCTTGGCAGGCAAGGTCAACGAACCACAGAAAAACAAGATTGTAGAG GAAATGGAGAAAAGCTCTGCAAACCATTTCCTCATACTTTTCCGAGACGCCAGCTGTCAATTCCGAGCGGTTTACACCATGAACCCTGAGACGGAGGAGATGGTTCGGCTCACAGGTATCGGGCCACGCGTGATCAATCCCGCTATGGTGGAGTCGATCTACAAGTACAGCTCTGACCGCAAGCAGTTCACGGTCATCCCGTCCAAGACCATGTCCATGAGTGTGGATGCCTTTACCATTCCCAACCACCTCTGGGAGCGCAAGCGCCCGGGAACTCCAAAGAAGCTCGGGACCCCAAAATAA